A genomic region of Gossypium hirsutum isolate 1008001.06 chromosome D01, Gossypium_hirsutum_v2.1, whole genome shotgun sequence contains the following coding sequences:
- the LOC107905312 gene encoding flavonol sulfotransferase-like, giving the protein MASFKEIISTLPRRKSWYGDDTFLYQGFWCDTFFIEGLMRAQQNFRSQPSDIVICSAMKTGTTWLKSLTFAIVTRSTFDDSTNPLFNNLSHDCVPLLEVDLAQSSTNRDPKNPLLATHAPYCSLPRSIIDSSCKIVYICRDPKDSLVSLYHFFARYLASKDMKPPALEEAFELFCQGVSSYGPYWDHVLGFWKASLDRPDKILFLKYEEMIEDTVLYVKKIADFIGYPFSFEELEKGSVEKIVNMCSFENLSNLEVNKSGKHREGTPVVIENKMYFRKGKVGDWENYLTPEMAVRLDSITLQKLNGSGLTL; this is encoded by the coding sequence ATGGCCTCCTTCAAAGAGATCATATCAACACTCCCAAGAAGAAAAAGCTGGTATGGCGATGATACTTTTTTGTATCAAGGCTTTTGGTGTGACACATTTTTTATTGAAGGATTAATGAGAGCTCAACAAAATTTTCGATCTCAACCTTCTGATATCGTCATATGCAGTGCTATGAAAACCGGAACAACATGGTTAAAGTCCCTCACTTTTGCCATTGTAACAAGATCCACCTTCGATGATTCCACTAACCCTCTATTCAACAATCTATCACATGATTGTGTACCCCTTTTAGAGGTTGATTTAGCCCAATCTTCCACCAATCGAGACCCTAAAAATCCTTTGTTAGCCACACATGCCCCTTACTGTTCTTTACCAAGATcaataattgattctagttgtaAAATTGTTTACATTTGTAGGGACCCTAAGGATTCATTAGTTTCGCTTTATCACTTCTTTGCTAGGTACTTGGCATCCAAAGACATGAAGCCTCCTGCTTTAGAAGAGGCCTTTGAGCTTTTTTGCCAAGGTGTAAGCTCTTACGGACCTTATTGGGACCATGTTCTAGGGTTTTGGAAAGCAAGTTTGGACCGACCTGATAAGATTCTTTTCTTGAAATACGAAGAAATGATAGAAGATACTGTTTTATACGTTAAGAAAATAGCTGATTTCATCGGTTATCCTTTCTCTtttgaagaacttgaaaaagGATCAGTCGAAAAAATCGTAAACATGTGTAGTTTCGAGAATTTAAGCAATTTGGAAGTGAATAAAAGCGGAAAACACCGTGAGGGAACTCCAGTGGTGATTGAAAACAAGATGTATTTCCGAAAAGGTAAGGTTGGGGATTGGGAGAATTATTTGACACCTGAAATGGCTGTTCGGTTGGACTCGATAACGTTGCAGAAGCTAAATGGTTCAGGCTTAACTCTATGA
- the LOC107905313 gene encoding transcription factor-like protein DPB isoform X2: protein MVTGSNSVQNHNHQEDGDQNQTKRGASRSWGTTVSGQSVSTSGSVGSPSSRCELAMATPASENTFLRLNHLDIHGDDAGSQGAVGSKKKKRGQRAVGGDKSGRGLRQFSMKVCEKVESKGRTTYNEVADELVAEFTDPGNNIASPDQQYDEKNIRRRVYDALNVLMAMDIISKDKKEIQWKGLPRTSLSDIEDLKTERLGLRNRIEKKAAYLHELEEQFVGLQNLIQRNEQLYSSGNPPNGGVALPFILVQTRPHATVEVEISEDMQLVHFDFNSTPFELHDDNYVLKAMKFCERPGSDEMAHNFSADGEGSSMSAMYQQQIVPPPMTNTPGRPPTSPPLPGILKARVKPEH from the exons ATGGTAACTGGTAGTAACAGTGTTCAAAACCATAACCACCAAGAAGATGGGGATCAAAACCAGACTAAGAGAGGTGCTTCTAGGTCGTGGGGCACCACTGTTTCGGGTCAATCCGTTTCGACTAGTGGTAGTGTCGGCTCTCCTTCGAGCCGGTGTGAGCTAGCTATGGCGACGCCTGCTAGTGAGAACACTTTTTTAAGGTTGAACCATCTCGATATTCACGGAGATGATGCTGGATCTCAAGGTGCTGTTGG tagtaaaaagaaaaagagaggtcAACGTGCAGTTGGTGGTGATAAGAGTGGCAGAGGACTCCGTCAATTTAGCATGAAAG TTTGTGAAAAAGTGGAAAGCAAGGGAAGAACCACGTACAATGAG GTGGCAGATGAACTTGTTGCTGAGTTTACTGATCCAGGCAATAACATAGCATCACCAGATCAG CAGTATGATGAGAAAAACATTCGGCGAAGGGTTTATGATGCCCTGAATGTACTAATGGCAATGGATATTATATCTAAGGATAAAAAGGAAATACAGTGGAAGGGACTTCCGCGTACTAGCTTGAGTGATATAGAAGATCTAAAG ACTGAACGGCTTGGACTGAGAAATAGGATTGAAAAAAAAGCTGCCTATCTTCATGAATTGGAGGAACAG TTTGTAGGTCTTCAGAATTTGATACAGCGAAATGAGCAATTGTACAGCTCAGGAAATCCTCCGAATGGGGGTGTGGCTTTACCTTTTATCCTGGTTCAG ACACGCCCTCATGCAACTGTCGAGGTAGAAATATCGGAAGATATGCAGCTGGTGCATTTTGACTTCAATAG CACTCCATTCGAGCTCCACGACGACAACTATGTTTTAAAGGCAATGAAATTCTGCGAGAGACCAGGGAGTGACGAAATGGCACACAATTTTTCTGCAGATGGTGAAGGCTCTAGCATGTCCGCGATGTACCAACAACAGATTGTTCCACCCCCAATGACAAACACACCAGGCAGACCTCCTACGTCACCGCCTCTCCCCGGAATTCTAAAAGCACGTGTGAAGCCTGAACATTGA
- the LOC107905313 gene encoding transcription factor-like protein DPB isoform X1 codes for MVTGSNSVQNHNHQEDGDQNQTKRGASRSWGTTVSGQSVSTSGSVGSPSSRCELAMATPASENTFLRLNHLDIHGDDAGSQGAVGSKKKKRGQRAVGGDKSGRGLRQFSMKVCEKVESKGRTTYNEVADELVAEFTDPGNNIASPDQQQYDEKNIRRRVYDALNVLMAMDIISKDKKEIQWKGLPRTSLSDIEDLKTERLGLRNRIEKKAAYLHELEEQFVGLQNLIQRNEQLYSSGNPPNGGVALPFILVQTRPHATVEVEISEDMQLVHFDFNSTPFELHDDNYVLKAMKFCERPGSDEMAHNFSADGEGSSMSAMYQQQIVPPPMTNTPGRPPTSPPLPGILKARVKPEH; via the exons ATGGTAACTGGTAGTAACAGTGTTCAAAACCATAACCACCAAGAAGATGGGGATCAAAACCAGACTAAGAGAGGTGCTTCTAGGTCGTGGGGCACCACTGTTTCGGGTCAATCCGTTTCGACTAGTGGTAGTGTCGGCTCTCCTTCGAGCCGGTGTGAGCTAGCTATGGCGACGCCTGCTAGTGAGAACACTTTTTTAAGGTTGAACCATCTCGATATTCACGGAGATGATGCTGGATCTCAAGGTGCTGTTGG tagtaaaaagaaaaagagaggtcAACGTGCAGTTGGTGGTGATAAGAGTGGCAGAGGACTCCGTCAATTTAGCATGAAAG TTTGTGAAAAAGTGGAAAGCAAGGGAAGAACCACGTACAATGAG GTGGCAGATGAACTTGTTGCTGAGTTTACTGATCCAGGCAATAACATAGCATCACCAGATCAG CAGCAGTATGATGAGAAAAACATTCGGCGAAGGGTTTATGATGCCCTGAATGTACTAATGGCAATGGATATTATATCTAAGGATAAAAAGGAAATACAGTGGAAGGGACTTCCGCGTACTAGCTTGAGTGATATAGAAGATCTAAAG ACTGAACGGCTTGGACTGAGAAATAGGATTGAAAAAAAAGCTGCCTATCTTCATGAATTGGAGGAACAG TTTGTAGGTCTTCAGAATTTGATACAGCGAAATGAGCAATTGTACAGCTCAGGAAATCCTCCGAATGGGGGTGTGGCTTTACCTTTTATCCTGGTTCAG ACACGCCCTCATGCAACTGTCGAGGTAGAAATATCGGAAGATATGCAGCTGGTGCATTTTGACTTCAATAG CACTCCATTCGAGCTCCACGACGACAACTATGTTTTAAAGGCAATGAAATTCTGCGAGAGACCAGGGAGTGACGAAATGGCACACAATTTTTCTGCAGATGGTGAAGGCTCTAGCATGTCCGCGATGTACCAACAACAGATTGTTCCACCCCCAATGACAAACACACCAGGCAGACCTCCTACGTCACCGCCTCTCCCCGGAATTCTAAAAGCACGTGTGAAGCCTGAACATTGA
- the LOC107905313 gene encoding transcription factor-like protein DPB isoform X3 codes for MVTGSNSVQNHNHQEDGDQNQTKRGASRSWGTTVSGQSVSTSGSVGSPSSRCELAMATPASENTFLRLNHLDIHGDDAGSQGAVGKKKKRGQRAVGGDKSGRGLRQFSMKVCEKVESKGRTTYNEVADELVAEFTDPGNNIASPDQQQYDEKNIRRRVYDALNVLMAMDIISKDKKEIQWKGLPRTSLSDIEDLKTERLGLRNRIEKKAAYLHELEEQFVGLQNLIQRNEQLYSSGNPPNGGVALPFILVQTRPHATVEVEISEDMQLVHFDFNSTPFELHDDNYVLKAMKFCERPGSDEMAHNFSADGEGSSMSAMYQQQIVPPPMTNTPGRPPTSPPLPGILKARVKPEH; via the exons ATGGTAACTGGTAGTAACAGTGTTCAAAACCATAACCACCAAGAAGATGGGGATCAAAACCAGACTAAGAGAGGTGCTTCTAGGTCGTGGGGCACCACTGTTTCGGGTCAATCCGTTTCGACTAGTGGTAGTGTCGGCTCTCCTTCGAGCCGGTGTGAGCTAGCTATGGCGACGCCTGCTAGTGAGAACACTTTTTTAAGGTTGAACCATCTCGATATTCACGGAGATGATGCTGGATCTCAAGGTGCTGTTGG taaaaagaaaaagagaggtcAACGTGCAGTTGGTGGTGATAAGAGTGGCAGAGGACTCCGTCAATTTAGCATGAAAG TTTGTGAAAAAGTGGAAAGCAAGGGAAGAACCACGTACAATGAG GTGGCAGATGAACTTGTTGCTGAGTTTACTGATCCAGGCAATAACATAGCATCACCAGATCAG CAGCAGTATGATGAGAAAAACATTCGGCGAAGGGTTTATGATGCCCTGAATGTACTAATGGCAATGGATATTATATCTAAGGATAAAAAGGAAATACAGTGGAAGGGACTTCCGCGTACTAGCTTGAGTGATATAGAAGATCTAAAG ACTGAACGGCTTGGACTGAGAAATAGGATTGAAAAAAAAGCTGCCTATCTTCATGAATTGGAGGAACAG TTTGTAGGTCTTCAGAATTTGATACAGCGAAATGAGCAATTGTACAGCTCAGGAAATCCTCCGAATGGGGGTGTGGCTTTACCTTTTATCCTGGTTCAG ACACGCCCTCATGCAACTGTCGAGGTAGAAATATCGGAAGATATGCAGCTGGTGCATTTTGACTTCAATAG CACTCCATTCGAGCTCCACGACGACAACTATGTTTTAAAGGCAATGAAATTCTGCGAGAGACCAGGGAGTGACGAAATGGCACACAATTTTTCTGCAGATGGTGAAGGCTCTAGCATGTCCGCGATGTACCAACAACAGATTGTTCCACCCCCAATGACAAACACACCAGGCAGACCTCCTACGTCACCGCCTCTCCCCGGAATTCTAAAAGCACGTGTGAAGCCTGAACATTGA
- the LOC107905313 gene encoding transcription factor-like protein DPB isoform X4 — translation MVTGSNSVQNHNHQEDGDQNQTKRGASRSWGTTVSGQSVSTSGSVGSPSSRCELAMATPASENTFLRLNHLDIHGDDAGSQGAVGKKKKRGQRAVGGDKSGRGLRQFSMKVCEKVESKGRTTYNEVADELVAEFTDPGNNIASPDQQYDEKNIRRRVYDALNVLMAMDIISKDKKEIQWKGLPRTSLSDIEDLKTERLGLRNRIEKKAAYLHELEEQFVGLQNLIQRNEQLYSSGNPPNGGVALPFILVQTRPHATVEVEISEDMQLVHFDFNSTPFELHDDNYVLKAMKFCERPGSDEMAHNFSADGEGSSMSAMYQQQIVPPPMTNTPGRPPTSPPLPGILKARVKPEH, via the exons ATGGTAACTGGTAGTAACAGTGTTCAAAACCATAACCACCAAGAAGATGGGGATCAAAACCAGACTAAGAGAGGTGCTTCTAGGTCGTGGGGCACCACTGTTTCGGGTCAATCCGTTTCGACTAGTGGTAGTGTCGGCTCTCCTTCGAGCCGGTGTGAGCTAGCTATGGCGACGCCTGCTAGTGAGAACACTTTTTTAAGGTTGAACCATCTCGATATTCACGGAGATGATGCTGGATCTCAAGGTGCTGTTGG taaaaagaaaaagagaggtcAACGTGCAGTTGGTGGTGATAAGAGTGGCAGAGGACTCCGTCAATTTAGCATGAAAG TTTGTGAAAAAGTGGAAAGCAAGGGAAGAACCACGTACAATGAG GTGGCAGATGAACTTGTTGCTGAGTTTACTGATCCAGGCAATAACATAGCATCACCAGATCAG CAGTATGATGAGAAAAACATTCGGCGAAGGGTTTATGATGCCCTGAATGTACTAATGGCAATGGATATTATATCTAAGGATAAAAAGGAAATACAGTGGAAGGGACTTCCGCGTACTAGCTTGAGTGATATAGAAGATCTAAAG ACTGAACGGCTTGGACTGAGAAATAGGATTGAAAAAAAAGCTGCCTATCTTCATGAATTGGAGGAACAG TTTGTAGGTCTTCAGAATTTGATACAGCGAAATGAGCAATTGTACAGCTCAGGAAATCCTCCGAATGGGGGTGTGGCTTTACCTTTTATCCTGGTTCAG ACACGCCCTCATGCAACTGTCGAGGTAGAAATATCGGAAGATATGCAGCTGGTGCATTTTGACTTCAATAG CACTCCATTCGAGCTCCACGACGACAACTATGTTTTAAAGGCAATGAAATTCTGCGAGAGACCAGGGAGTGACGAAATGGCACACAATTTTTCTGCAGATGGTGAAGGCTCTAGCATGTCCGCGATGTACCAACAACAGATTGTTCCACCCCCAATGACAAACACACCAGGCAGACCTCCTACGTCACCGCCTCTCCCCGGAATTCTAAAAGCACGTGTGAAGCCTGAACATTGA